In one window of Caenimonas aquaedulcis DNA:
- the leuD gene encoding 3-isopropylmalate dehydratase small subunit: MEAFTRFTGLAAPLDMSNVDTDKLLPNRFFRKARGNGLQQYMLHDIRFNGDGSEKPDFILNRPAYREARILVAGPNFGSGSAREGAVYAVADYGIRAIIAPSFSDIYAGNMLQNGLLPVVLPQETCDDLRAQLHAKPGAEITIDLEAKTVTGPDGKVHAFDIDASPRERLLKGQDDIDLILVHQAAIEAFEQRYLEQHPWRRAAVQGTPA, from the coding sequence ATGGAAGCCTTCACCCGATTCACCGGCCTGGCCGCCCCGCTCGACATGAGCAACGTCGACACCGACAAGCTGCTGCCCAACCGCTTCTTCCGCAAGGCGCGCGGCAACGGCCTGCAGCAGTACATGCTGCACGACATCCGCTTCAACGGCGACGGATCGGAAAAACCCGACTTCATCCTCAACCGCCCCGCCTACCGCGAGGCGCGCATCCTGGTGGCCGGCCCCAACTTCGGCTCCGGCTCGGCGCGCGAAGGCGCGGTGTATGCGGTGGCCGACTACGGCATCCGCGCCATCATCGCCCCGAGTTTCAGCGACATCTACGCGGGCAACATGCTGCAGAACGGCCTGCTGCCCGTGGTGCTGCCGCAGGAGACCTGCGACGACCTGCGCGCGCAGCTGCACGCGAAGCCCGGCGCAGAGATCACGATCGACCTCGAAGCGAAGACGGTGACCGGCCCCGACGGCAAGGTGCACGCCTTCGACATCGACGCCAGCCCGCGCGAGCGGCTGCTCAAGGGCCAGGACGACATCGACCTGATCCTCGTGCACCAGGCCGCGATCGAAGCCTTCGAACAACGCTATCTCGAACAACATCCCTGGCGGCGCGCAGCCGTGCAGGGCACTCCCGCATGA
- the leuC gene encoding 3-isopropylmalate dehydratase large subunit codes for MNAPATLFEKVWSRHAIVTRGASEALLSVDTYFVHEGSFHAFGALAKEGRQVRKPKQVFGSPDHFVPTVNRDKGLAGIADAESRGLVEYLAGNAARYGFDHFGVDDPRQGVIHVVGPELGITQPGLVICCGDSHTSTHGAFGCYALGIGASQGKQILATQCVWQKKPRTMRITIDGALGFGVTAKDIILSVIAKIGVAGAVGHVVEFAGSTVRGMTMDQRMTLCNMVTEAGARTGMVAPDETTIAFLEGRPYAPSGEMWDQAVAYWRTLPSDEGAVYDREVHLDAGAVGPSITWGTLPEQVLPIDAAVPSAEGAEAEKKADIESALRYMGLAPGTPLEGIKVDRVFIGSCTNGRLDDLRAAADVFKGRKAKVPTWVSPGSSGVKRAAEAEGLDRIFIDAGVEWRGSGCSSCAAMNGDTLAPGERCASTSNRNFEGRQGKGSRTHLMSPAMAAAASVSGHLMDVRKLD; via the coding sequence ATGAACGCACCCGCCACCCTCTTCGAGAAAGTCTGGAGCCGCCACGCGATCGTCACGCGCGGCGCCAGCGAAGCGCTGCTGTCGGTGGACACGTACTTCGTGCACGAAGGCTCCTTCCACGCCTTCGGCGCGCTGGCGAAGGAAGGCCGCCAGGTGCGCAAGCCGAAACAGGTGTTCGGCTCGCCCGACCACTTCGTGCCGACGGTCAACCGCGACAAGGGGCTGGCGGGCATCGCCGACGCCGAGTCGCGCGGGCTGGTGGAATACCTCGCAGGCAACGCCGCGAGGTACGGCTTCGACCACTTCGGCGTGGACGACCCGCGCCAGGGCGTGATCCACGTGGTGGGCCCGGAGCTGGGCATCACGCAACCCGGCCTCGTCATCTGCTGCGGCGACTCGCACACCTCCACCCACGGCGCGTTCGGCTGCTATGCCCTCGGCATCGGCGCATCGCAAGGCAAGCAGATCCTCGCCACGCAATGCGTCTGGCAGAAAAAGCCCAGGACCATGCGCATCACCATCGACGGCGCACTGGGCTTCGGCGTCACGGCCAAGGACATCATCCTGTCTGTCATCGCGAAGATCGGGGTCGCGGGCGCCGTGGGCCACGTCGTCGAGTTCGCCGGCTCCACCGTGCGCGGCATGACCATGGACCAGCGCATGACCCTGTGCAACATGGTGACCGAGGCCGGTGCGCGCACCGGCATGGTCGCCCCCGACGAGACCACCATCGCGTTCCTGGAGGGCCGGCCGTACGCGCCCTCGGGGGAGATGTGGGACCAGGCCGTCGCCTACTGGAGGACCCTGCCGAGCGACGAGGGCGCGGTGTACGACCGCGAGGTCCATCTCGACGCCGGCGCCGTCGGGCCGTCCATCACCTGGGGCACGCTGCCCGAGCAGGTGCTGCCGATTGACGCCGCCGTGCCGAGCGCGGAAGGCGCGGAAGCGGAGAAGAAGGCAGACATCGAATCCGCGCTGCGCTACATGGGCCTCGCGCCCGGCACGCCGCTGGAAGGCATCAAGGTGGACCGCGTCTTCATCGGCAGCTGCACCAACGGCCGGCTCGACGACCTGCGCGCAGCCGCGGACGTGTTCAAGGGCCGCAAGGCGAAGGTGCCGACCTGGGTGTCGCCCGGCTCCAGCGGCGTCAAGCGCGCGGCCGAAGCCGAGGGGCTCGACCGCATCTTCATCGACGCGGGCGTGGAGTGGCGCGGCTCGGGCTGCTCCAGCTGCGCCGCGATGAACGGCGACACGCTGGCGCCGGGCGAGCGCTGCGCCTCCACCTCCAACCGAAACTTCGAGGGCCGGCAGGGCAAGGGCTCGCGCACGCACCTCATGAGCCCCGCGATGGCGGCGGCGGCTTCGGTGAGCGGCCACCTCATGGACGTGCGGAAGCTGGACTGA
- a CDS encoding isocitrate lyase/PEP mutase family protein has translation MQERPTTRLRRLIAQPGCVMAPGAADALTARMIARAGFDAIHMTGFGTSIGRLGMPDIGLLTASEMVDNASRIADASGLCIVADADTGYGNAMNVRRTVRDYEKAGVAALHLEDQVAPKRCGHLAGKRVIPAREMVGKIKAACDARQDADLVIIARTDVLAIDGMDAVFERGRQYREAGADMIFVDAPVGLDQMHAVARGLAGIPLFANIAASGKTPDIPAAELGEMGFKLAIYANFAILSAIPAIQKMLAELKGRGSLSRIAGTLASFGHIEEIAGMAEHDALEGRYGLTP, from the coding sequence ATGCAGGAACGCCCGACCACCCGCCTTCGCCGCCTGATCGCGCAGCCCGGCTGCGTGATGGCGCCGGGCGCGGCCGACGCGCTCACCGCGCGCATGATCGCGCGCGCCGGCTTCGATGCGATCCACATGACGGGGTTCGGCACCAGCATCGGCCGCCTGGGCATGCCGGACATCGGGCTGCTCACCGCCAGCGAGATGGTCGACAACGCGAGCCGCATCGCCGACGCCTCGGGCCTGTGCATCGTGGCCGACGCGGACACGGGCTACGGCAACGCGATGAACGTGCGGCGCACCGTGCGCGATTACGAGAAGGCCGGCGTCGCCGCGCTGCACCTGGAAGACCAGGTCGCGCCCAAGCGCTGCGGCCACCTCGCGGGCAAGCGCGTGATCCCGGCGCGGGAGATGGTCGGCAAGATCAAGGCGGCCTGCGACGCGCGGCAGGACGCCGACCTCGTCATCATCGCGCGCACCGACGTGCTCGCGATCGACGGCATGGACGCCGTGTTCGAGCGCGGCCGGCAATACCGCGAAGCCGGCGCCGACATGATCTTCGTCGATGCGCCGGTGGGCCTCGACCAGATGCATGCGGTGGCGCGCGGCCTCGCCGGCATCCCGCTCTTCGCGAACATCGCCGCGAGCGGCAAGACGCCCGACATCCCGGCGGCCGAACTCGGCGAGATGGGCTTCAAGCTCGCGATCTACGCGAACTTCGCGATCCTCTCCGCGATCCCCGCCATCCAGAAGATGCTGGCCGAGCTGAAGGGCCGCGGCAGCCTCTCGCGCATCGCGGGCACGCTCGCGAGCTTCGGGCACATCGAGGAGATCGCCGGCATGGCCGAACACGACGCCCTCGAAGGCCGCTACGGATTGACCCCATGA